Proteins found in one Cricetulus griseus strain 17A/GY chromosome X, alternate assembly CriGri-PICRH-1.0, whole genome shotgun sequence genomic segment:
- the LOC118239406 gene encoding uncharacterized protein LOC118239406, with translation MGQQLTTPLSLTLGHWQDVLSRARKESVEIRKKKWRTLCFSEWPALNTGWPRDGTFDLTTILQVKTRVFQPGPWGYPDQDPQALTGLIESILITHQPTWDDCQQLLQILLTTEERQRVLLEARKNVPGPDGRPTQLPNEIDEVFPLIRPTDWDINTAAGRERHRLYRQTLLAGLKGAGRRPTNLAKVRAVVQGLEETPAGFLERLMEAYRMYTPFDPQAQDREADIIMSFIGQSAPDIRTKLQRLEGLQGYTLRDLVKEAEKIFNKRETPEEKEERLRKLQEDRENVRDKKQNQELAKILATVVQGSEHRPGQTGNLGDKRRTRVERNQCAYCKEKGHWVKHCPKNPRRKPTPILPLEKGD, from the exons atGGGTCAGCAACTAACTACCCCCTTAAGTTTGACTTTAGGTCACTGGCAGGATGTTTTGAGCCGAGCACGCAAGGAATCAGTAGAGATTCGGAAGAAAAAGTGGCGGACTCTCTGTTTCTCGGAATGGCCTGCTCTCAATACAGGCTGGCCGAGAGACGGTACCTTTGACCTCACTACTATCTTACAGGTCAAAACTCGTGTTTTCCAGCCAGGACCTTGGGGCTACCCCGACCAG GACCCCCAGGCCTTGACAGGTCTTATTGAATCTATCCTCATCACCCACCAGCCCACCTGGGATGATTGCCAACAGTTATTACAAATTCTCCTCACAACCGAGGAGAGACAACGGGTACTCCTAGAAGCCCGGAAGAACGTCCCGGGGCCAGATGGCAgacccacccagctcccaaatgaaatAGATGAAGTCTTTCCCTTGATCAGACCGACAGACTGGGACATCAACACAGCAGCCGGTAGGGAGCGTCACCGTCTTTATCGCCAGACTCTGTTGGCGGGTCTCAAAGGGGCAGGAAGGCGCCCCACAAATTTGGCCAAGGTACGTGCGGTAGTTCAGGGCTTGGAAGAGACCCCCGCAGGGTTTCTAGAGCGTTTgatggaagcctacagaatgtATACACCCTTTGACCCCCAGGCTCAGGATAGGGAAGCAGATATAATCATGTCATTCATTGGACAATCGGCGCCTGACATACGCACAAAACTACAGCGCCTTGAGGGGCTACAGGGGTACACCCTTCGAGACTtagtaaaggaagcagaaaagattttCAATAAGAGAGAGACTCccgaagaaaaggaagaaagattacgAAAGTTACAGGAGGACAGGGAGAATGTaagagacaaaaagcaaaaccaagagcTAGCTAAAATTTTGGCCACTGTAGTTCAGGGATCAGAACATAGACCAGGTCAGACAGGGAACCTGGgagacaaaaggagaacaagagtGGAGAGAAACCAGTGTGCTTATTGCAAGGAAAAAGGACATTGGGTCAAACATTGCCCGAAGAATCCAAGGCGGAAGCCCACCCCCATTCTCCCTCTGGAAAAGGGAGATTAG